TGATCATTCAAATGACCCATGGTTTAAGCAAAGATTTACCTCATCGGAGGCAGAGCAAGCTACTGTAATTAGCCATAAACCTGTACCTCCTTACTTGGATCGTAAAGGTTTTGTTCCTCGAAAGGTGGAGGATTTTGGCGATGGGGGTGCATTCCCAGAGATTCATATTGCACAATATCCTCTTGGCATGGGTAGGGATAAGTCTGCAAAACCTGCGTCAAAAATCTTGCCTTTGACTGTTGATGCACATGGGAATGTTGCATATGATGCAATTGTGAAGCAAAATGAGAATTCAAAAAAGATTGTTTATTCACAACATAAAGATTTGATCccgaagcttttgaagaatgACGAGGAGAGTGATGAGGATGAGGATTTgcagaaagaaattgaagagaCAACACAGGAAACAAAAGCAGCACTTGAAAAGATTGTTAATGTGAGATTGAGTGCAGCACAACCAAAGAACGTGCCGACACAGTCTTCTGATTCGAAATATATAAAGTACAAGCCGTCGCAGCAATCGGCAGCTTTTAATTCAGGggcaaaagaaagaataatcAGAATGGTTGAGATGCCAGTGGACCCACTGGAGCCGCCTAAGTTCAAGCATAAGAGGGTTCCCAAGGCTTCTGGATCCCCACCCGTACCAATCATGCACTCCCCTCCTAGGCCCGTGACGGTAAAAGATCAGCAGGATTGGAAAATTCCTCCGTGTATCTCAAACTGGAAGAATCCTAAAGGCTATACTATACCTCTTGATAAGCGTCTAGCAGCTGATGGAAGAGGTTTGCAGGATGttcaaattaatgataattttgCAAAGCTGTCAGAGGCACTTTATGTTGCTGAGCAGAAGGCTAGAGAAGCTGTTGCGATGAGATCTAAGGTTCAAAAGGagatgatgatgaaggagaaagaaaggaaagagcaAGAACTGCGAGCACTGGCTCAGAAAGCACGCTCTGAACGAACTGGCGCAGCACCTCCAGTATCTGCTCCAATCCCATCTAATAAGACTGCAATGAATGATGTTGATATGATAGGGGATCATGATCGTGGGAGAGATAGGGGGAAGGATGCTCCCAAAGAGACAAGAGAGGAAAGAGAAGAGAGGCTGCAGCGTGAGAAAATTCGCGAGGAGCGACGTCGGGAAAGGGAGAGGGAAAGAAGGTTGGAGGCAAAAGATGCTGCCATGGGTAAGAAAAGCAAGATCACAAGAGATAGAGATCGTGACATCAGTGAGAAGGTTGCTCTTGGTATGGCTTCTACTGGTGCTGCCAGAGGAGGAGAGGTTATGTATGACCAGAGATTGTTTAACCAGGAGAAAGGGATGGATTCTGGTTTTGCCACAGATGACCAATATAACGTGTATGACAAGGGCCTATTTACAGCCCAGCCTACACTTTCAACACTCTACAGGCCTAAGAAAGATGTCGATTCTGATATGTATGGAGGTGCTGATGAGCAGTTAGATAAGATTATGAAGACGGACAGGTTTAAACCTGATAAGGCTTTTGCTGGTACATCTGAGAAGGCCGGTCCACGGGACAGGCCAGTTGAGTTTGAAAAGGATGCAGAAGAAGCTGATCCATTTGGTTTGGATCAGTTCTTGACTGAAGTGAAGAAGGGTAAGAAAGCCATGGACAAGGTAGGCAGTGGTGGAACAATGAGAGCTAGTGGTGGGTCTTCAACACGAGATGGATATGATGGAGGCTCTGGTAGAACTCGCATCGGCTTTGAGAGGGGCCGCTAGGTATCCTGCTATCAGGTTGTATTTGCCATGGCCTGTTTTTGTTTGTCACTTGCTTTTACTATGCGTTTTGCCATATTATCTGTTAACCGAAGAGGCATGTTTGTTAATCTTATTATTGGGTTGAAAAGCATTTTCCTTGGGTTAAAGAGCACTTTCTTAAGGCAATAGCTTGTGTTCTATGTGgtgattttcttaaattattgattataCTAGGAAAACTTAGGTTGGTGAAGCTGAACTCAGTGCAAATTCTTAGAATGAACAGCTCCTATGATCCTTACATTTTTGCCAGTTCTGTGCTTACCCCAATGTGGATATTCTCAAATTACTGCACCAAGGAAAGATGTTGATCCAACCAATAATATAAGGATTTATGCCCGAGTATATTGATGTCTATCCCTACTTCTGATAAAGTTAAATCAATCTTGCTGGAGATTGTTGTAGCTCTTAATGTTTTTTACACTGTCCTTACAGTTGCTAACAATGACAAAAACAAGTAGATTACTGTTTGCTATTTTCATCTTGTATCTGAATCTAGCTTCTGCTGGTTTCAGCTTCTAAATATTTTGGCTTGGCTCTTGACTACggtttaaattttcttttggaatGAATGATGCCCATCACGGTAATCCGTCTCATCAAAGATCTCCTCCTGTATATGCAGAATAAGAGGGGCATAAGTCGTTGCATTGTTAATTAAAACCATTTttatgaaa
The sequence above is drawn from the Ricinus communis isolate WT05 ecotype wild-type chromosome 7, ASM1957865v1, whole genome shotgun sequence genome and encodes:
- the LOC8267671 gene encoding SNW/SKI-interacting protein; amino-acid sequence: MAALREILPPVKSTTTTYYDHSNDPWFKQRFTSSEAEQATVISHKPVPPYLDRKGFVPRKVEDFGDGGAFPEIHIAQYPLGMGRDKSAKPASKILPLTVDAHGNVAYDAIVKQNENSKKIVYSQHKDLIPKLLKNDEESDEDEDLQKEIEETTQETKAALEKIVNVRLSAAQPKNVPTQSSDSKYIKYKPSQQSAAFNSGAKERIIRMVEMPVDPLEPPKFKHKRVPKASGSPPVPIMHSPPRPVTVKDQQDWKIPPCISNWKNPKGYTIPLDKRLAADGRGLQDVQINDNFAKLSEALYVAEQKAREAVAMRSKVQKEMMMKEKERKEQELRALAQKARSERTGAAPPVSAPIPSNKTAMNDVDMIGDHDRGRDRGKDAPKETREEREERLQREKIREERRRERERERRLEAKDAAMGKKSKITRDRDRDISEKVALGMASTGAARGGEVMYDQRLFNQEKGMDSGFATDDQYNVYDKGLFTAQPTLSTLYRPKKDVDSDMYGGADEQLDKIMKTDRFKPDKAFAGTSEKAGPRDRPVEFEKDAEEADPFGLDQFLTEVKKGKKAMDKVGSGGTMRASGGSSTRDGYDGGSGRTRIGFERGR